From the genome of Syntrophales bacterium:
GCCGGCATTGTACAGAAGTGGCGCGCTCAGGCGATCCCGCATGAATTCGATATCACGCTGCGCCTGTTTGCGGGATATGTCGAAATGGGCGGCCAGTCCGACCGAGTTGGGAAACGCGCCTGAGGCAACCATGCCGTGAAACCAGGCGTAACGTTCGTAGGAGAGCTTTCCGGACAAGGCGTTTTTTCCCTATTGGTCAGTTAATATTTTTATGTATCAATATCTCCGTTTCCTGGGCTGATTAATGATTATTAGAACCGTGCGTAATTGCTAAGCTTAAAATGTTTTTTTGTCAATATATATCTGGCGCCGCATGTTTATGATTTATGACAAAACGCCGCAACTGTAGCCGTCGCATCTTTTTATTCCTGTTTCGACATCCAAAATATTGGGCTTGGTCTTTTATCATAACGCTTGCTTTTTTCACCCTCATGACGCATAAAATAAATAAAAGTGTGATTATGTAGTCATAAAATAATTATAATTATGTGATGAACTAGCCTGAGCCACAACCAGCGGGGGAGGTGCGATATGGAGCGATTGATATTAAACGATTTATTGAAATGGAAAGATTCTAAGCATCGCAAGCCATTGATTCTCAAAGGCGTCCGTCAGGTCGGCAAGACCTGGATACTGAAGGAATTCGGCAGGCGTTTTTACAATAATATTGCCTATTTTAACTTCGACGAGCACGAGGAATACAAACAGTTTTTTGAAAAGACGAAAGACGTTGACCGCATCCTGCAAAACCTTGTTATGGCAAGCGGCCAGATTGTCAAGCCGCAGGAAACGCTTGTCATCTTCGATGAAATTCAGGAATGCTATGAAGCCTTGAATTCATTGAAGTATTTTTGCGAAAACGCGCCCGGATATCATGTGGCCTGTGCGGGGTCGCTGTTGGGCATTGCCCTTTCCCGGCCCGTTTCGTTTCCTGTCGGCAAGGTCGATTTTCTGGATGTCAGGCCCATGACCTTCAGCGAGTTTCTGACGGCCAACGGTGATGGAAACCTTGCGGAATATATGCGGAAAATCGAAGTTATCGAGCCAGTTCCCGACGCATTTTTCAACCCGCTTCATGAAAAACTGAAGATGTATTTTGTCATAGGCGGCATGCCGGAGGCTGTTCGCGCCTGGACAGAGGAGCGGGATGTTGAGCTGCTGCAGCAGACATTATCAAACATCCTCGGCGCTTATGAACGGGATTTTGCGAAACACTCCGCGCCGCGAGATTTCCCCAAGCTTTCCCTGATCTGGAAGTCCATCCCCTCTCAGCTTGCGCGAGAAAACAAGAAATTCCTCTACAAGGCGGTCAAGGGCGGCGCGAGGGCCAGGGAGTATGAAGATGCCCTGCAATGGCTCTGCGATGCAGCCTTGACTTACAAGATTTATCGCAGCACCGCCCCCGGATTGCCGGTTTCCGGATATGACGATTTATCGGCTTTTAAATTGTATATGGTAGATGTCGGCTTGCTGCGCCGACTGTCGCTGCTCGCGCCGTCAGCCTTCGGCGAAGGAGAGCGTCTGTTTGTCGAATTCAGGGGGGCACTGAGCGAAAACTATATCCTTCAGGCGCTGATGAATCAATTTGAAACAATTCCGCGTTATTGGGCGATTGATAACCCGCACTTCGAGGTTGATTATTTGCTTCAGAGAGAAAATGACATCTTCCCCGTTGAGATTAAATCGGGGGGCAACGTAGAGGGCATGAGCCTGAAAAAGTTTAAGGAAAAGTACGGCGACAAAGTCAGGCTGCGTATCCGTTTTTCGATGCAGAACCTGAAACTCGACGACGATCTGCTGAATATTCCGCTTTTCATGGCAGATTATGCCGATGAATTGATCGGTATGGCGCTGAAGCGACTGGGCCGGCTGTAAAACTATTGATTATTCTGAGGACATAATGCCATTTTTCGACTAAATAAAGCTGATATAATTCATCTGTGACTTATTCTGAAATGAGTATTATGTCGGTATTGCCATTTGCTGTTGACACATTTTCATGTTTCCCATAAAGACAAGTATGCAACTTATTGATATTATTTTAAAGTGTAGAAAGAAGTCGCTTGCTTGACATGATTATTTGTTTGCCGGAACCTCGAAAAAAAGATAATTTTACCCGAAAGAGCCAATTGCAAAACTCCCAACGCTGTCATTCCCGCGACGCTTCTGGGCGGGAAAACGAAGTTTAATGTTCATAATCCAGTTTTTAACTATTTGAAATCATGGATGCCCGACAAAAGCATTCGGGCATGACACGGAGTTTTGCAATTACCTCGAAAGAAGAAATTTTGCTTCAGATAAAGCCGACAGATGAACAGCAGAAAATTTTAGCCGCCCGCGGCCGGGTGGTTAAGATAAACGCCCGTGCCGGCACGGGAAAGACGGCGGAGAGCCGCAGGGCGAGGCTGAGCGCCTGAATTTCTTCCTCCTTCAGCCATACGGGCGGCAGCTCGTAACTGCCATCTGCGTATCCGTATCCCCGGCGGCCGGCATTGTACAGAAGTGGCGCGCTCAGGCGATCCCGCATGAATTCAATATCGCGCTGCGCCTGTTTGCGGGATATGTCGAAATGGGCGGCCAGTCCGACCGAGTTGGGAAACGCGCTTGAGGCAACCATGCCGTGAAACCAGGCGTAACGTTCGTAGGAGAGCTTTCCGGAAAAGGCGTTTTTTCCTTAAGTTTTGCTTTTTGTGCCGAGACAAAACGGGGGCATAAACTGAAATCGGTTTTGATGGAACCGGGTAAATAGTTATTCCCGGATTTATCCTCTTATCCTGAGTTTCCCCCCTTGAAATACGCAGAAATGAGATTCAATTCTATCGTGATATTCAGTGAGTATTTTCCTGGTGACCTCCACCTTGGTGTCGCTATCGGCATCTTCGAGGCGTAATATCAGAACACCGGCATGGTGTATGCCGGTGTTGTAAACCAATTCGCCAAAGTCCTTGTCCATGGTAATCACTATCCGCTGCTGTTCTGCAGCCCAGCGTAAAATCTGAGAATCCTTTGCACTCGAGTCAATATCCCTTACGGAAAGCACGTCAAAACCGTTTTCCTGAGCCAGGCTTCGACCTTTTTTCCACTACATCAACCAGGAATTTCATGGGTCACCGGTAAGCGGATTAATTTGAACCAACAGCATAAACGCGTTCTTCATCTACCAACTGCGATGCATAAAGAAGAGCAGCTCGGATGTCCTCTTTTTCCAATTCCGGATAATCATCGAGGATTTCATCATTTGTTACGCCGTTAGCCAAGGCTTTGAGCAACTGTTCGACAGTAATCCGCAGCCCCCTGATTGTGGGTTTTCCTACCATCACGTCGGAGTTGACGGTGATACGGTCCAGAATGTTTACCTGTTCCATTTTATTTTTCCCCTTTTTTTCTATTCACTATTCCATAGGATAACCGCCGATTGTACACGTGCGTAATTGCTAAGCTTAAAATGTTTTTTTGTCAATATATATCTGGCGCCGCATGTTTATGATTTACGGCAAAACGCCGCAACTGTCTCCGGCGCATCTTTTTATCCCTGTTGCGACATTCCAAATATTGGGCTTGGTCTTTTATCATAACGCCTGCTTTTTTACCCTCCTGACGCAGAAAATAAATAAAAGTGTGATTATGCAGTTATAAAATGATTATAATTATGTGATGAACTAGCCTGAGCCACAACCAGCGGGGGAGGTGCAATATGGAGCGATTGATAACCCGCACTTCGAGGTTGATTATTTGCTTCAGAGAGAAAATGACATCTTCCCCGTTGAGACTAAATCGGGGGGCAACGTAGAGGGCAAGAGCCTGAAGAAGTTTAAGGAAAAGTACGGCGACAAAGTCAGGCTGCGTATCCGTTTTTCGATGCAGAATCTGAAACTCGACGGCGATCTGCTGAATATTCCGCTTTTCATGGCAGATCACGCCGAGGAATTGATCGGTATGGTGCTGGAACAACTGGACCGTCAGTAAAGCCATTTTTACCACAGTTGCCGATGCCTCCTGCCCGGCAATTCGTTTTCCCTTGAGAAAAGCCGAATAGTCTGTTAGGTTCCGCCGCATGAAACACATCGTAATGGGAACAGCCGGCCATGTTGATCATGGCAAGACGGCGCTGATAAAAAGACTCACCGGCGTTGACACCGACCGCCTGAAAGAGGAGAAGGAACGGGGAATCACCATTGAACTGGGTTTTGCCTCGCTGGTGCTTCCCGGAGGACAAACGGTCGGAATTGTTGATGTCCCCGGCCATGAAAGATTCGTCAAAAACATGGTTGCGGGCGCGGCCGGCATCGATCTTGTGGCGATGGTCATTGCCGCCGACGAGGGCGTCATGCCGCAGACCCGCGAGCACATGCATATCTGCTCCCTGCTCGGCATCCGCAAGGGGGTTGTCGTTGTTACCAAGATCGACATGGTGGATCGGGATTGGCTGGAGCTGGTGCAGGAGGATATCCGCTCCTTCCTGATGGGCACGTTCCTTGAGGGGATGCCGGTCGTCCCGGTTTCCTCGTTTACCGGGGAAGGGATTCCGGCGTTGCTGGACGTAATCGAAAAGAGCGTCGAAGAGATACAGGAGACGCAGGATATCGGCATATTGCGCCTGCCGGTGGACAGAGTTTTTTCGATGAAGGGGTTCGGCACCGTCATCACCGGGACGCTGATCTCCGGCAGCGTGACCATTGGCGAGGATGTGGAATTTTTTCCGGTCGGTTTTCGGGCGAAGGTGCGGGGCATCCAGGTGCATAACGAGCCGGTGAAAACGGCCGAGGCGGGGCAGCGAACGGCCGTCAACCTGCAGGGAACGGACCGGGAGGAAATCGAACGCGGCTCCATTCTGGCCAATGTCGGGTCGCTGCAGGCATCCCAGCGGCTTGATTGTGCATACAATCACTTAAAAAGCGCCGGGAAGAAAATAATGAACAGGACGATTGTCCGTCTGCATGTGGGAACAAGCGAGATCATGGCGAGGTTTGTTCTCTACGATCGCGATTTTCTGGAGCCGGGGGAGGAGGGCTACGTCCAGTTTGTTCTGGAGAACCCTCTGGCCGCCGTTGCCGGAGATAGATTTGTCGTGCGCAGCTATTCCCCGGTAACGACGATCGGCGGCGGGGTGATCGTCGATCCGCTCCCGGCGAAACATAAAAAAACAGATACAGGAATAATCAGTGATTTCGAGATACTGGCCGGTGATGACGAGATCCGAAAAATAGAAGTGATCGCCAGAAGGGCCGGGATCGAGGGAATTGCCAGCGGGGCGCTTGTTGTGCGCGCCGGCATTCCCGCTAAACGGCTCGCCAAAATTCTGGAAGGGATGTTTGCGGACAGGAAGGTAATTTTAGTCGATCGCGATGAGCTGCGCGTTTTATCTGCCGTTGTTTATGAGGAGCTCAAAGAGTGGATAGTCAGCAGGATCGCCGATTACCACAGGCAGTATCCCCTTCGGGAAGCGCTTGCCCGGGAAGAGCTCCGCTCAACGCCGGGGATCGGCGCCGCTGCCGGGCCGAAGATTTTTTTAATTGCCCTGCATGATCTGGAGAAAAAAGGGAAAATTGTTGTCGAAAGGGAGATGATCCGCCTCACGGAGCATGAGGTGCGGCTCGATGTGGATATGGGATCGCTCCGGGAGAGTCTTTCCAGTGCCTATAGGAAAGGCGGCCTGACCCCGCCGACGGCGCGGGAGATAGCGGCGATGTTTCCCGACCGGAAAAAAGAGGTGGCAAGCCTGGAGCTGCTCATGCTCCGGGAGGGGGAAATCGCCCGAATCAGCGAGGATCTCAATTTTCATCGGGACGTTTTGGCAAAACTCCGCGAGGATTATAAAAAGATGCTCGTCAGGGACGGCGAGGCTACTCCGGCGAGCGTGCGAGAGCTGACCGGCCTTTCGCGTAAATTCATTATCCCGCTTATGGAATACTTTGATTCAACCAAACTAACCATGCGCGCCGGAGACAAACGAATTTTAAGAGAAAGAACGGAAACATAAAGAAGTTATAGCGGAAGGAATAGGTGTAAATTTGGCGGCAAAGGCAATATATGTCAAGGATATCAATACCGGCGACCGGATTGACGATCTTTTTATCGCGGCGGAAAAAACGCTCGCGTATTCCCAAAAGGGTTCTCCCTACCTGAATTTGCGACTTCAGGACCGCACCGGGGATGTGGACGCAAAAATCTGGGACAACGCGCTTACCTGGGACAAGGTTTTCAAGAAGGGCGATGTCCTGCGCGTCCAGGGGCGGGCGCTTAGTTTCAAGAACGCGGTGCAGGTATCTGTAACCGGATTACAGAAGGTAAACGACAGCGAAGTGGATATTGCCCTGTTCCTGCCGGCCGCCAAACGGGACCGCGCCGAGATGTTCAAGGAATTGCTGGGCTACTGCGAGCAGGTAAAAACCCCCTGTCTAACGGCGCTGCTGCGTTCTTTTTTCCACGACGAGAAGATTGCGGCGCTTTTCCAGAAGGCGCCGGCGGCCAAGGGCTTTCATCATATCTACATCGGCGGCCTGATTGAGCATACGCTTTCGGTGGTAGGCCTGCTGAAAATGGCGGGGGAGCATTACGAGAACCTCGACAAAGACCTGCTGATCACCGGTGGAATTCTGCATGATATCGGTAAGATATATGAACTATCCTACGAGCGTGTCGTTGAGTACAGCGATCCCGGCCGCCTGATCGGTCATATCGTCATGGGGCTGGAGATGATCGACGAGCGGATCGCCGCGATCCCGGACTTTCCGAAGCAGACGGCGATGGAGCTTCGCCATATTATCCTCAGCCATCACGGCGAACTTGAATATGGTTCTCCCAAGCGCCCGAAAACGCTCGAGGCCCTCATCGTTCATTTCATGGATGACATGGACGCCAAGGTGAATGCCTTTCAGGAGTACATCCGGCAGCCCGGCGATCAGGAGTCCAGTTGGACGCCCTATCACCGTCTGCTGGAGCGGTATATCTACAAGGGCGCCAAAGTTGCTGATGATGGTGGGGATTCGCAGACGGACTTGCTCTGATCTGAAAAAGATGCTGATCGCCGGTTTTTACCGGTGTGACGATTTTTTCGAAGTCATCAAATAAGGATTTTCATGCTTCGTTGTGCCCGACACGGGCATGGGGGTTATTTTGTGTTCCGGCTCGTTCGTGTGAGTGCCTTGAATTTTGTCATTTCGAGGAGCGCAAGCGACGAGAAATCTTTTTACTCTTAGCGTGTTAAAGATTTCTCCCTCCGGTCGAAATGATGACATTGTTGGCAGTTTTCCAAAGCTCTACGGGTGGGGTGGAAAGATGGTGTCTTGTGGCAAACAGGGTTAAGATTGCCGGGGTAATCGATAAAAAAATGTTTTCCGCGGCCGAATGGAATGATTGGCGGTGGCAGTTCCGCAACCGGGTGCGTTCGTTAAGCGAGCTGGGCGTCTTGCTGAAGGCGCCGGTTGCGGCTCTTTCTCCCTGGCGTAAGGTTTTTAAAGAATATCCAGTGGCGATTACCCCCTATTACCTCTCGCTTTTTAATCCTGCCGACGAAAATGACCCCCTGCGGAGGCAGTGCTTCCCCGATCCCCGGGAAATAAATTTTTCGCTGGGCGGGGTGGAAGATCCGCTGAACGAGGCAAGAGACATGCCCGTTCCGGGGTTGATTCACCGCTATCCCGACCGTTGCCTGGCGATTGTCACCAACACCTGCGCTGTTTACTGCCGGCATTGCAACCGCAAACGGCTCTGGGAAAAGGAAGGCTCTTCCACAAGGGACAGGCTCCAGACGATGATCTCTTATGTGGCGCGCACCCCGGAAGTGCGGGAGGTAATTGTTTCGGGCGGGGATCCGCTGATGATGCCGGAGGCGACTCTCGACTGGTTTCTGGGTTCGCTGCAAGCCCTGCCCAATGTGGAGGCGTTGCGGATCGGAAGCCGGGCGCCGGCTGTCTTGCCGATGCGGATTACAAAAGAGTTGTGCGCAATGCTGCGGCGCCATCGGCCCCTGTGGTTCAACACGCAGTTCAACCACAGCCGCGAAATCACCCCGGAAGCGGCCAGGGCCTGTGAAATGCTGCTTGAAGCAGGCATTCCCGTCAGCAACCAGTCTGTACTGCTGAAAGGCGTAAACGACGACTACGAGACGATGAAAGAGCTGCTGTACTCGCTGGAGCGGATAGCGGTACGTCCCTACTATCTGTTTCAATGCGACCCCGTCCGCGGAACCGATCATTTCCGGACGGAGATCTGCGTCGGCATGGAGATTATGGAGAAACTCTGGCGCAACATATCCGGACTCTGCCTGCCGCGGTTTGTGATTGACAGCCCGGGGGGACGCGGAAAAATACCGCTTCAGCCCTTTTCCTTTCTTCCCGAAAAGGGTCAGAAATAAAACATTATTTTGACAATCCCCGGGAAATGTACTATGAAAACGGCGTTTTTTAGCTGTTGGGCTATGTGGTTGAAACAAAAAGTATTTGATGCGGCGTCAGGCCGCAGACATAATCTAAAGGAGAAGGAAAATTCATGTACGCAGCCAGTGATCTAAGAAAAGGATTGAGGATCAAGATAGAAAATGATCCGTACATCGTGACAGAGTTCAATTTTGTAAAGCCGGGGAAGGGTCAGGCGCTCTACCGGTGCAAGCTGAAAAACATGGTCAATGGAAACCAGTTTGAACGCACCTTTCGCTCGGTTGATATGTTTGAGACGGCTGATCTGCAGGAAAAAAAGATGCAGTACCTCTATCACGAGGGCGACAAGTACTGCTTTATGGATAACGAAAGCTACGAACAGGTTTTT
Proteins encoded in this window:
- the selB gene encoding selenocysteine-specific translation elongation factor — its product is MKHIVMGTAGHVDHGKTALIKRLTGVDTDRLKEEKERGITIELGFASLVLPGGQTVGIVDVPGHERFVKNMVAGAAGIDLVAMVIAADEGVMPQTREHMHICSLLGIRKGVVVVTKIDMVDRDWLELVQEDIRSFLMGTFLEGMPVVPVSSFTGEGIPALLDVIEKSVEEIQETQDIGILRLPVDRVFSMKGFGTVITGTLISGSVTIGEDVEFFPVGFRAKVRGIQVHNEPVKTAEAGQRTAVNLQGTDREEIERGSILANVGSLQASQRLDCAYNHLKSAGKKIMNRTIVRLHVGTSEIMARFVLYDRDFLEPGEEGYVQFVLENPLAAVAGDRFVVRSYSPVTTIGGGVIVDPLPAKHKKTDTGIISDFEILAGDDEIRKIEVIARRAGIEGIASGALVVRAGIPAKRLAKILEGMFADRKVILVDRDELRVLSAVVYEELKEWIVSRIADYHRQYPLREALAREELRSTPGIGAAAGPKIFLIALHDLEKKGKIVVEREMIRLTEHEVRLDVDMGSLRESLSSAYRKGGLTPPTAREIAAMFPDRKKEVASLELLMLREGEIARISEDLNFHRDVLAKLREDYKKMLVRDGEATPASVRELTGLSRKFIIPLMEYFDSTKLTMRAGDKRILRERTET
- a CDS encoding HD domain-containing protein is translated as MAAKAIYVKDINTGDRIDDLFIAAEKTLAYSQKGSPYLNLRLQDRTGDVDAKIWDNALTWDKVFKKGDVLRVQGRALSFKNAVQVSVTGLQKVNDSEVDIALFLPAAKRDRAEMFKELLGYCEQVKTPCLTALLRSFFHDEKIAALFQKAPAAKGFHHIYIGGLIEHTLSVVGLLKMAGEHYENLDKDLLITGGILHDIGKIYELSYERVVEYSDPGRLIGHIVMGLEMIDERIAAIPDFPKQTAMELRHIILSHHGELEYGSPKRPKTLEALIVHFMDDMDAKVNAFQEYIRQPGDQESSWTPYHRLLERYIYKGAKVADDGGDSQTDLL
- a CDS encoding DUF433 domain-containing protein, whose translation is MEQVNILDRITVNSDVMVGKPTIRGLRITVEQLLKALANGVTNDEILDDYPELEKEDIRAALLYASQLVDEERVYAVGSN
- a CDS encoding ATP-binding protein — protein: MERLILNDLLKWKDSKHRKPLILKGVRQVGKTWILKEFGRRFYNNIAYFNFDEHEEYKQFFEKTKDVDRILQNLVMASGQIVKPQETLVIFDEIQECYEALNSLKYFCENAPGYHVACAGSLLGIALSRPVSFPVGKVDFLDVRPMTFSEFLTANGDGNLAEYMRKIEVIEPVPDAFFNPLHEKLKMYFVIGGMPEAVRAWTEERDVELLQQTLSNILGAYERDFAKHSAPRDFPKLSLIWKSIPSQLARENKKFLYKAVKGGARAREYEDALQWLCDAALTYKIYRSTAPGLPVSGYDDLSAFKLYMVDVGLLRRLSLLAPSAFGEGERLFVEFRGALSENYILQALMNQFETIPRYWAIDNPHFEVDYLLQRENDIFPVEIKSGGNVEGMSLKKFKEKYGDKVRLRIRFSMQNLKLDDDLLNIPLFMADYADELIGMALKRLGRL
- a CDS encoding KamA family radical SAM protein translates to MANRVKIAGVIDKKMFSAAEWNDWRWQFRNRVRSLSELGVLLKAPVAALSPWRKVFKEYPVAITPYYLSLFNPADENDPLRRQCFPDPREINFSLGGVEDPLNEARDMPVPGLIHRYPDRCLAIVTNTCAVYCRHCNRKRLWEKEGSSTRDRLQTMISYVARTPEVREVIVSGGDPLMMPEATLDWFLGSLQALPNVEALRIGSRAPAVLPMRITKELCAMLRRHRPLWFNTQFNHSREITPEAARACEMLLEAGIPVSNQSVLLKGVNDDYETMKELLYSLERIAVRPYYLFQCDPVRGTDHFRTEICVGMEIMEKLWRNISGLCLPRFVIDSPGGRGKIPLQPFSFLPEKGQK